Within Thermococcus sp. Bubb.Bath, the genomic segment CGCCTACGAGAGGGCGCTGACTGCCCGCTTCTGGGCTGAGCTTGGCGAGCGCTTCGCGGGTGGGAAGGTAATTGACAGGGCGTCCCTGAAGGACACCGCCAGAAACTACATCGATGAATCCGACCTTATAATCACCTACATCGAGTCAATGTATGGAAATGTCCTCGGAAATGGTCTCACTTCAACCATACAGAAGGCTGAGGAGTACTACGACGACGGCAAGTACTCCGCGGCGATATTCACGGCGATGGAGGCGAGGGTTCGCGGTGAGGTCTTCCTCGATACTCTCGGTATTGACAACATGACCATACTTCGACAAAAGCTCGACGAAATGAAGAACGCCGCCAGAACGGCTATTGGCATCGCCCAGGAGAATGGTATTCGCCCCCTCCTCTCGATGGCGTACTACGAGTTCGCTGAGAGCTACGAGAAAGGGAACACGACGGATTCACTGATCAACGCTATGATATTCTACCAGTACGCCAGGGAGAGCGCGGGGGTTTTTCTGATAACGCTCCACAATACCGTCAGCACCACGGAGAGCTGGACTAACCCGTTTGAGGTTCCGACTTCAACTACATCAACAACGTCGACGGTGAACACTACCTCTTCATCGGTGAGCTCCTCTTCTTCCAGCCCTTCGGAGGGAATAAAAAGCATCTGCGGCCCGGCTTTCATAGTTGGGCTGGCAGTACTGCCGCTCCTCTTCAGGAGGAGGCGTTAAATCTCCTCCAGCAGCTTCTTTCTCTTTTCCTCGTACTCCCCCTGGCTTATGACCCCCATGTCCAAGAGCTCCTTGAGCTTCTTCAGCTTCTCCATTGGGTCTTCCTTTTCCTCATTGGCTGGAGTCTGAGCGGGCTGGTAAGCCGGCATCGTCCTCGTTATGAACTCTTTCGGCTTCTTCAGAACCCAGGTCTCGCTCGTCAGTCCCTTGTTGACCCCTATAGAAACGGGTTCAACCGCTATGGCATTTAATGCGTCTTTTATGGCGTTTATGGCTTTTCTTGCCTCCTCCTTGTTCATCCAGCCAAGCTTGAGTGTTATATTCTCTTCCCCTTCAATGATGAACTCTGAGCTCATTATGCCCAGCTTCACCGTTACCTGCTCCAGCTTCTGGTAAGGCAAAGCCTTCAGGTCGTACCTCCCGAAAACCTTCTCGTCCAGGTATATTATTCTCCTGTCCGTCACGAGGAGCCACTTTGGCTTTTCGAGGCTTATTTTCTTCTTGATGGAAAACAGAACCCTCTCGTTCGGTTCAATGTGTCTCAGAACAGATTTCGGCAACTGGGGATTTTCTTCGGCTCCCATTATCTCACCTCTATACTCTTAACGCGAAACATCTATATCACCTTTTCCATATTCTTATTAACTTTGAGATGAACCTCCTTTGGTGGAGATATATGGATTTTGAGAGAAAGCCCCTCATCGGGATGGTTCACCTCAAGCCTCTCCCCGGTTCATACCTCTACGACGGGGACTTTGATTCAGTCATTGAGCGTGCGCTGAGGGACGCTAGAACGTTGGAGGAAGCAGGCTTCGACGCTATAATGGTGGAGAACTTTGGAGACGTTCCCTTCCCCAAGTACGCCGACAAAACTACCGTCGCTTCTCTTGCAGTTGTAGCGAAGAGCATCAAGGACAAAGTTTCCCTCCCGCTTGGGATAAACGTTCTCCGCAACGACGGTATAGCCGCTTACTCGGTGGCCTATGCCGTAAAAGCAGACTTTATCAGGGTGAACGTCCTCAGCGGCGTTGCCTACACAGACCAGGGGGTAATTGAGGGCATTGCCCACGAGCTGGCGATGCTGAGAAAAAGGTTACCCTCGAAGATAAAGGTCTTCGCCGACGTCCACGTCAAGCACGCCGTTCACTTCTCTGACTTCGAGGACGCCCTTCTCGACACCGTGGAGAGGGGTTTAGCGGATGCCGTTGTGGTCAGCGGGAAGGCGACGGGAAAGCCGGTTGATGTGGAAAAGCTCGCGCTTGCGAAGAAAATCTCACCCGTGCCGGTGATAGTTGGCTCCGGGACGAGCTACGATAATCTCCCACTCCTCTGGCCCCACGCCGACGGCTTTATTGTGGGCACGTGGATTAAACGGAGTGGGAAGGTGGAAAATGAAGTCTCCTTGGAGAGGGCGAGGAGGTTGGTTGAGCTTGCGAAGGCCCTTATAAATTCCCCGTAATTTTTCCCTTTTATCGAATTTTATTTTGCGAAATGTTTATTACCCAGTAGTGTGTAACTTGTATAAAGCAAAACCTCTTACCGCTTTGCTTTTCTGCGGCGGTTTTGCTTTGGAGTGTGAGAAAAATGGGGAAACTGTTGGGATGCCTCCTTTTTGGTTATCTGCTTATTTTAACTTATGCCGCCCCATTTGGGGGTAACATCTCGGGGGTTAGCGCGACTACGGCGGGGATATCCCTCTCATCTAATGAATCTCAAAACGTGACGAGCGTCCTTCCCCAGATTCTTAACGATACCATCTCAGAGCTCTCATCGCTTGGAGTCACCGTAAAGAGCTCATCCATATCGAAGCTCTGGTTGAGCTGGTTCGGCAACATGCAGATGGACATTTCAGGAACATACCGCATCAACGAAAATCTCACTGCCCTCATCGACATAACCGTTACCGATTACGGAAACGAGAGCAGTGCCCGGAATGCCCTTTCAAACATCAGGCTCTCTTGCAGCCCTGGGATTAACATCCCAATCACCGATACGTCGGTTATGCATCGCGAGGGGGACGGAAAAACCTACTGCTATACCTTTTACACCGACCTCTTCGCCTTCACTAGCCCCGAGAACTTAACCAGCTACAGGGTTAACAAGCACTTCAAGTACCTTAAACAGGAGGTCTACGGGCAGTACCTCATCTCGATTGGGGTCGATGGCAATGAGTACGACGATGGCTTTGGCCACTATCTGTACTACGATGGCTATTACAAAGGCAATTACATTAGAAAGAATGCCTCTCCCATGATTCAGTACCTGGGCAACCGCACGTATTGGGTCACGGCATCATCGGTCAGTCTCACTGTTCTTTTAGTCTACCTCAACCAGACTCCCACCTCGTATTCAGACAACGTCACGTTGCACCTAACCGTTGACGGAAAAGCCTACTCATCCTATATCTCCAACGTTGAGGGGGTGTACGGAATGACACGCTCCTTCTCCGTTCAGATGGGGAACGCCATTACAAGTAGGATAATCTCCCTCCTCCTCAACGCGGCAGCCCCACCGGGGAGCACTCCAAAGAACTCACCGAAGGTTGAGATAATCTCCCCACGGGATGGTGCTGCCTTGGATCAGCTCTTCGACGGTTACTTCACGCTCTCCCTCAGGGCCCTCGTAGACGGCGCGGGTGCCAGCAACCTCTACGCGGTTGTCACGCTTCCAGATGGCTCTGAGAAGCGGGAGAGCGTAATAAAGGGGACGGTAATGGACATTCTGGACATTAGCAATCCCCCATCCACAGGGGGAACGGTGAGGGTTGACCTCTACGGTAAGGTTAACGGAACCACCACCCTTCTCGCCTCGGATTCTGTGGGGGTCAGCTTCGTCTCGGAGGAGGTTCCTGGGGATAACATAGACAACGACGGCGACGGCCTCGTTGACTGCGACGACCCGGACATAGCCACCTGTGACGCCTGTGTCCTCCAGAAGAAGCTCGAATGGGCGGAGTCACTGATGGAGAGGCACATTGACTACATCAACAGGATGATAGAGCATGATCCGAGCATGAAGAGCGTCTACACCCTCTACATTGACCACCTCCACGAGATACATGATCAGTACAAGGACGACCCGGAGGGGATGGTCAAGGAGATGAACGCCTACATGGAGGAGAAGGTCTACAGGAACCGGGAGGTCAACGGCTACCTCTCAATCTTCAAGGACGACCCTGAGAAGCGCTACCAGCTCAGGCAGATAGCCGAGAAGTACCGCTACGACCCGATAATGAGAAGGATAAAGATGAAGCGCTTCATCTACGAGAACTCGGAGAGCGAGGCTGAGAGGGAAGCGACGATGAACGCTATCCTCACGGGAATCCTTGAGCCCCCTAAGTGGCTCGTCGGCGGCCAGTACGGTTCCGGAGGCGCGCTGGACTGGGCAAACTTCGTGGCGAGCAACTTCGAGAAGGTCGGTGACACGATTAAGCTCAAGGGAACGGGGACGGTGAAGATACTCAGGACGCCCGTTAACGTATACCTCGTTGCACAGGACGCGAGGGCTTTGATGAAGCAGGCGGAGGAGCTCAAGAAGATGAACCTGCCTGAGAACACGAGGGTTTCAATAATAGTTCTCGACGGGGCGACTAAGATAGGGAAGCTCCTCGATCC encodes:
- a CDS encoding PH domain-containing protein encodes the protein MGAEENPQLPKSVLRHIEPNERVLFSIKKKISLEKPKWLLVTDRRIIYLDEKVFGRYDLKALPYQKLEQVTVKLGIMSSEFIIEGEENITLKLGWMNKEEARKAINAIKDALNAIAVEPVSIGVNKGLTSETWVLKKPKEFITRTMPAYQPAQTPANEEKEDPMEKLKKLKELLDMGVISQGEYEEKRKKLLEEI
- a CDS encoding BtpA/SgcQ family protein produces the protein MDFERKPLIGMVHLKPLPGSYLYDGDFDSVIERALRDARTLEEAGFDAIMVENFGDVPFPKYADKTTVASLAVVAKSIKDKVSLPLGINVLRNDGIAAYSVAYAVKADFIRVNVLSGVAYTDQGVIEGIAHELAMLRKRLPSKIKVFADVHVKHAVHFSDFEDALLDTVERGLADAVVVSGKATGKPVDVEKLALAKKISPVPVIVGSGTSYDNLPLLWPHADGFIVGTWIKRSGKVENEVSLERARRLVELAKALINSP